The Eublepharis macularius isolate TG4126 chromosome 8, MPM_Emac_v1.0, whole genome shotgun sequence genome contains a region encoding:
- the LOC129335128 gene encoding uncharacterized protein LOC129335128, with amino-acid sequence MRQRWYTLADLEEPRDCWVYPRSLEWWDCIVMCCWDDWEWMRRFRMLKASFLELVQRLHPCLERNSTTMHAALSLEKRVAVVVWFLASGASYQVGSDLFGMGHSTVASSVLEFCFAVELELLAKTVCLGDDVGKIMECFQLLGFPHCIGTIDGCHIPICAPGGRPEQYGNRKHFSSILLQGTVDHTGIFIDVEVGWSGKNHDAFVFSHSALCSAMDSGTFLLGNQCITVHGIQVPPLIISDGAYPMRRWLMKPFGNTASSAMERHLDRCLCRARNTIERSFRRLKSRWRSLSTCLRAREQNIVSIVTTAVVLHNLCEAKGHPILSVPGDSAALQVEVEAQEFQEPENRHHEEGKVVRRALARLMSGGT; translated from the exons ATGCGGCAGAGATGGTACACCTTGGCCGATCTTGAAGAGCCCAGAGACTGCTGGGTGTATCCACGAAGCTTGGAGTGGTGGGACTGCATCGTTATGTGCTGCTGGGACGACTGGGAGTGGATGCGGCGCTTCAGAATGTTGAAAGCATCATTCCTTGAGCTTGTTCAGAGGCTTCATCCATGTCTGGAGCGGAATTCCACCACCATGCATGCAGCCTTGTCCTTGGAAAAAAGAGTGGCTGTCGTGGTATGGTTCCTTGCAAGTGGAGCCAGCTATCAGGTTGGAAGCGACCTCTTCGGGATGGGACACTCCACCGTGGCTTCCTCAGTTTTGGAGTTTTGTTTCGCAGTTGAGTTGGAACTGCTAGCGAAGACGGTCTGCCTTGGGGATGATGTGGGCAAG ATAATGGAATGCTTCCAACTTCTGGGATTCCCGCATTGCATCGGCACGATTGACGGGTGCCATATTCCTATATGTGCTCCAGGTGGGAGACCAGAGCAATATGGAAATAGGAAGCATTTCTCTTCCATTCTCCTGCAAGGGACAGTTGATCATACTGGCATATTCATAGACGTGGAGGTAGGGTGGAGTGGGAAGAACCACGATGCCTTCGTGTTTTCCCACTCCGCTCTATGCTCCGCCATGGACTCTGGGACCTTTTTGCTGGGCAACCAATGTATAACGGTGCATGGTATTCAAGTTCCACCACTCATCATCTCCGACGGCGCGTACCCCATGCGGAGATGGCTGATGAAGCCCTTTGGTAATACAGCGAGCAGTGCCATGGAGCGTCACCTTGACCGCTGTCTCTGCCGTGCGCGCAATACTATTGAACGCTCTTTCAGAAGGCTGAAATCGCGTTGGAGGAGCCTGTCCACATGCCTAAGGGCGCGTGAACAGAACATTGTCTCCATTGTGACAACTGCAGTGGTGCTGCACAATCTGTGTGAAGCCAAGGGGCACCCAATACTGTCTGTGCCTGGAGACTCGGCGGCATTACAGGTGGAAGTCGAGGCACAGGAATTCCAAGAACCAGAGAACAGACACCATGAGGAGGGCAAGGTTGTGCGAAGAGCACTCGCCAGACTCATGAGTGGTGGCACCTGA